In Mus caroli chromosome 9, CAROLI_EIJ_v1.1, whole genome shotgun sequence, a single window of DNA contains:
- the Cep57 gene encoding centrosomal protein of 57 kDa isoform X2, whose translation MVRHSLSPYVLYPPDKPFLNSDLRRSPNKPTFAYPESNSRAIFSALKNLQDKIRRLELERIQAEESVKTLSRETIEYKKVLDEQIQERENSKNEESKHNQELASQLVAAENKCNLLEKQLEYMRNMIKHAEMERTSVLEKQVSLERERQHDQTHVQSQLEKLDLLEQEYNKLTAMQALAEKKMQELESKLREEEQERKRMQARAAELQSGLEANRLIFEDKTTSCVSTSTRKIKKKKSKPPEKKGSRSYFGAQPHYRLCLGDMPFVAGTSTSPSHAVVANVQHVLHLMKHHSKALCNDRVVNSVPLAKQACSRVSKSKKSVTPPSSSVNEELSDVLQTLQDEFGQMSFDHQQLTKLIQESPAVELKDNLECELEALVGRMEAKANQITKVRKYQAQLEKQNIDKQKKELKANKKTPDEEGNSSGRSSGVTRTACKKDLAKQRPGEKSRKNLQLLKDMQTIQNSLQSSNLCWDY comes from the exons CCATATTTTCTGCTCTTAAGAATCTTCAAGATAAGATTCGACGCCTGGAACTGGAAAGGATTCAGGCAGAAGAAAGTGTGAAAACCTTGTCTAGGGAAACCATTGAGTACAAGAAAGTATTGGATGAACAGATCCAAGAGAGGGAGAACTCAAAGAATGAAGAATCAAAGCACAATCAAG aACTGGCATCCCAGTTGGTAGctgcagaaaataaatgtaatctttTAGAAAAACAATTGGAGTACATGCGAAATATGATAAAGCATGCGGAAATGGAGAGGACGTCTGTCTTAGAAAAGCAG GTTTCTCTAGAAAGAGAACGGCAGCATGATCAAACCCATGTTCAGAGCCAACTGGAAAAACTGGACCTTCTTGAACAGGAATACAACAAACTCACCGCCATGCAGGCCCTTGCAGAA AAAAAAATGCAGGAGTTGGAGTCCAAACTCCGTGAAGAAGAGCAGGAAAGGAAGCGGATGCAGGCCCGGGCAGCAGAG ttacagAGTGGTCTAGAAGCAAATAGACTTATTTTTGAAGATAAGACTACTTCATGTGTTTCAACTAGcactagaaaaattaaaaaaaagaagtcaaagccGCCAGAAAAG AAAGGTTCTAGGAGCTACTTTGGTGCACAGCCCCATTACAGACTGTGCTTGGGCGATATGCCTTTTGTTGCTGGAACG tCCACCAGTCCCAGCCATGCCGTGGTAGCCAATGTTCAGCATGTCTTGCATCTGATGAAACACCACAGTAAAGCCCTGTGCAATGATCGAGTTGTTAACAGTGTTCCCTTGGCAAAGCAAGCTTGTTCACGAGTTAGTAAGAGTAAGAAGTCAGTGACGCCTCCTTCCAGCAGTGTTAATGAAGAACTTTCGGATGTCTTACAGACTTTACAGGATGAATTTGGGCAAATGAGCTT TGATCATCAGCAGCTTACTAAACTCATACAGGAATCACCAGCTGTGGAACTAAAAGACAACCTGGAGTGTGAATTGGAGGCATTAGTGGGAAGAATGGAAGCGAAGGCCAATCAGATAACTAAAGTTCGAAAATACCAAGCCCAG CTGGAGAAACAAAACATAGATAAGCAGAAGAAGGAATTAAAAGCTAACAAAAAGACTCCTGATGAAGAAGGAAACAGCAGCGGTCGCTCGTCTGGAGTCACAAGGACAGCATGTAAGAAGGATCTGGCCAAACAGAGACCTGGAGAAAAAAGCAGGAAAAATCTTCAGTTACTGAAGGACATGCAGACCATACAGAATTCATTGCAGAGCAGTAATCTGTGTTGGGATTACTGA